In the Aristaeella hokkaidonensis genome, GCAGCCCGACTGTTATCCTTATGGCAGCCCATGACAATGGGCCTGACGCCAAAGTCCTGATAGACCCGGGCAATGGTTCCTTCCAGCGCGAGCCCGCCGATGCCTTTGCTGCGGAACTTTTTGTCGATCACAAATCCCATCAGGCGGTAGAACGGTTCCTGCCTTACCTGCGGCGGATCCGTATCCCAGGGAATCGCTTCACCCAGGAGGATCAGCCCGACATAAGCGCCGTCGCACCGGATCAGGTAAGTATGGCCGATGAGGTTATGCTCAAAGCCATAATCATTGATTTCCATGATGGTGGAGGCGGTATCGACAAAGCTTTCCGGGATATCGTCCCGGTCAATGGCACAGGCTGTGTTATAATTCTCATGAGTAAGCTGTTCAAACGTGATTTCCATACTTTTATACCTGCATATCAGAATGATGGGAATGTCCATCGGGGATTATATCACATGGAGACTGATTAATGATCAAAAACCCTAAAGGTTATTTTAAGTTTCGTATGCATAATGATGCTGCCGGGGATAATCCCGGCCACTAAAAAAAGATTAACAGACAGGAGATCAAAAGAATGAAAAAGCTGTTATGCGTTATGCTTGTGATATCCCTGATGCTCTCCGCTGCCAGTGTATTTGCGGAGGCTCCCCAGGGTACACCTCCGGGAGAACCACCGGAGGGTTTTAACGGCGGAACACCGCCTGGAGATCCGCCGGAAGGGTTTGGTGGCGGAACACCTCCGGGAGAACCACCTGAAGGCTTTGGCGGCGGGAATCCGCCCGGGGATCCGCCGGGCGGCGGAGGCTTCGGCGGAGGGACACCTCCCGGAGGCGGCACTTCCTCCTTTGAATATGCCGCGGCAACAGAGATCACGGAAATGACGGAATCAAACGGAGAAAGTTATTCCGCAGATACAGCGGACGAAAGCGCCATGATCATCAATACCGCTGATACCGTGACACTCGCGGATATCACTGTGACAAAAACCGGCGATTCAAACGGCGGAGATAACTGCAATTTCTATGGCCTGAACGCGGCTGTCCTGGTGATGGGCGGTTCCACAACTGCCATTACGGGCGGAACGATTGAATCTTCTGCTTCCGGGGCGAACGGCGTCTTCTGCTACGGCGGAAACGGAGGCCGGAACGGTGCGGACGGAGATGGTACCACGCTGTATATTTCCGGCACCACCATTACCACAACCGGGGATGGCTCCGGCGGCATCATGACCACCGGCGGCGGAGTGACCTACGCGGAGAACCTGACTGTCACCACCTCCGGGCGCTCCTCCGCGGCCATCCGGACAGACCGGGGCGGCGGTACCGTGACTGTGAACGGCGGCACCTATACCTCCAACGGCCTGGGGTCTCCCGCGATCTATTCCACCGCGGATATTACCGTCCGGGACGCGACGCTGGTTTCCAATCTTTCCGAGGGCGTATGTATTGAAGGCATGAACTCCGTTACCCTGGAGAACTGCGACCTGACCGCGAACAATACCCAGCGCAACGGACATGCCACCTTCCTGGATACGATCATGATTTACCAGTCCATGAGCGGCGACGCGGACAGCGGCACTTCCGCCTTTACCATGACCGGCGGCAGCCTGACCAGCCTCAGCGGTCATATGTTCCACGTGACCAACACCCACGCGGTGATTACCCTGTGCGGCGTCGCCCTGAACAATGAGGGCAGCGATATCCTGCTTTCCGTCTGTGATGACGGATGGAACGGTGCTTCCAATATCGCGGAGCTGAATGCGGACGCACAGACCCTGACCGGGACGATCCTGATCGGTGAAAACTCCACGCTGAAGCTGTCCCTCACCAACGGTTCCGCCTTTGAAGGAAGCATCAGCGGCGAGATCACAAACGCGGAGGGAACGCAGGTTTCCACTGAAACAGGAACGGTATCTGTCTCCCTGGATGAGACCAGTACCTGGATCCTGACCGCGGACACATATATCACCGAATTTTCCGGAAACGCCGGCAATGTGATTGGCAACGGTTACAGCCTTTCTGTCAACGGATCGGTATTGACCGGGATCAACTGATACGGAACCATACAGGACATCCCCTGCGGTGCGCAGGGGATGCTTTTATACTGAAAACAAATAAAAAAATGCACAGCCTGCCGAATGCTGTGCATTGGAAAAAGGGAGGATAT is a window encoding:
- a CDS encoding GNAT family N-acetyltransferase; this translates as MEITFEQLTHENYNTACAIDRDDIPESFVDTASTIMEINDYGFEHNLIGHTYLIRCDGAYVGLILLGEAIPWDTDPPQVRQEPFYRLMGFVIDKKFRSKGIGGLALEGTIARVYQDFGVRPIVMGCHKDNSRAAVFYEKHGFKKTDYMEGNDCYYLRYPEKC